A single Chlamydia suis DNA region contains:
- the glmS gene encoding glutamine--fructose-6-phosphate transaminase (isomerizing): protein MCGIFGYLGKRNAVPLVLEGLAKLEYRGYDSAGIATFVSGRLFVEKAVGPVSRLCSMISSSSHSQVAIGHTRWATHGEPLRCNAHPHMDMYESCALVHNGIIENFQELREDLSSKGIVFSSETDTEVIVQLFAFRYQETGDLVQSFSWTLKQLQGSFACALVHKDHPGVMLCATHESPLILGLGEEEVFISSDVHAFLKYTYQTQALASGELAVLRIGQPIEMYNFELARIQKEVRYIDHAEDSLDKKGFDYYMLKEIYEQPEVFERILSLSCEDEKFTESFIKEFSLDGIESLHIVACGSSYHAGCLAKYVIESIASIPVYVETASEFRYRQPHIAKQSLGILISQSGETADTLAALSEFRKLDGVRVLGICNVRESALASRVDHCLFIEAGLEVGVASTKAFTAQLLMLILLGLRLAVQRRTISQEDFIQAIQGIRDLPRLTRLLLDSSIHDWRCRQSGETSFIFLGRRFMYPICMEAALKLKEIAYVEANAYPAGEMKHGPIALIREGTPVIVYCGDRLVYTKTIGAIMEVKARKAYVIAIAPESNTDIEAVSDEQIYIPDSHDLAAPVLFAIAGQIMAYTMALQRGTEVDRPRNLAKSVTVE from the coding sequence ATGTGTGGAATATTTGGATATTTAGGAAAACGAAATGCTGTGCCGTTAGTTTTGGAAGGGCTAGCTAAACTGGAATATCGTGGGTATGATTCTGCGGGAATAGCGACTTTTGTTTCTGGACGCTTGTTTGTGGAGAAAGCTGTAGGGCCTGTTAGCCGGCTATGCTCGATGATTTCTTCCAGTAGCCATTCTCAAGTAGCAATAGGGCATACTAGGTGGGCCACACATGGGGAGCCTTTACGATGCAATGCACATCCTCATATGGATATGTATGAGAGTTGTGCGCTTGTTCATAACGGAATTATCGAGAATTTTCAGGAGCTTCGAGAAGATCTGAGTAGCAAAGGGATTGTCTTTTCATCGGAAACCGATACCGAGGTTATTGTGCAACTTTTTGCTTTCCGTTATCAAGAGACAGGAGATCTCGTTCAGAGCTTTTCTTGGACTTTGAAGCAGCTACAGGGCAGTTTTGCCTGTGCTTTAGTACACAAAGACCATCCTGGAGTCATGTTGTGCGCTACTCATGAAAGCCCTCTTATTCTAGGATTAGGAGAAGAAGAAGTTTTCATCTCTTCTGATGTCCATGCTTTTTTAAAATATACGTATCAGACACAAGCCTTGGCTTCTGGAGAATTGGCTGTTTTACGTATAGGACAGCCTATTGAAATGTATAATTTTGAATTGGCTCGCATTCAAAAAGAGGTGCGCTACATAGATCATGCTGAAGATTCTTTAGATAAAAAAGGTTTCGATTATTACATGCTTAAAGAGATTTATGAGCAGCCGGAGGTTTTTGAGCGCATTTTGTCTCTTTCTTGCGAGGATGAGAAGTTTACAGAATCTTTTATTAAAGAATTTTCTTTGGATGGCATTGAGAGTTTACATATCGTAGCTTGTGGGTCTTCTTATCATGCAGGATGTTTAGCCAAATATGTCATCGAATCCATCGCTTCGATTCCTGTGTATGTCGAAACAGCTTCAGAGTTTCGTTATCGTCAGCCCCATATAGCGAAACAGTCTTTAGGAATTTTGATTAGTCAATCGGGAGAAACTGCAGATACTTTAGCCGCTTTAAGCGAGTTTCGTAAGTTGGATGGCGTGCGAGTGCTGGGCATTTGTAATGTACGAGAGTCGGCATTAGCTTCCCGAGTAGATCATTGTTTATTTATCGAGGCTGGGTTGGAGGTAGGGGTTGCTTCAACAAAGGCGTTTACAGCACAACTATTGATGTTGATTTTGTTGGGGTTGAGACTGGCTGTCCAGCGTCGAACAATCTCGCAAGAAGATTTTATACAGGCGATACAGGGGATAAGAGATTTGCCTCGGCTGACAAGACTTTTATTGGATAGTTCGATTCATGATTGGCGTTGTCGGCAAAGTGGTGAAACTAGCTTTATCTTCTTAGGGCGGCGTTTTATGTATCCGATTTGCATGGAAGCTGCTTTAAAATTAAAAGAAATTGCTTATGTGGAAGCTAATGCCTATCCTGCAGGCGAGATGAAACATGGGCCGATTGCCCTTATTCGAGAAGGGACTCCAGTTATTGTATATTGTGGGGACCGCCTTGTATACACCAAAACTATCGGAGCTATTATGGAAGTAAAGGCGAGAAAAGCCTATGTTATTGCCATTGCTCCGGAATCCAACACAGATATCGAAGCTGTCTCTGATGAGCAAATCTACATTCCAGATAGCCATGATCTGGCTGCTCCTGTTTTGTTTGCTATAGCGGGACAGATCATGGCCTACACAATGGCCTTGCAACGAGGGACTGAGGTAGATAGACCTAGGAACTTGGCCAAATCTGTCACTGTAGAGTAA
- a CDS encoding polymorphic outer membrane protein middle domain-containing protein: MSSEKDIKGSCSNFSLSVVAAILASISGLASCSDLCAGVRSADYPTYTSPQAAVLLDHIKDLFIVSKESLDEGQYKLIVGEPGSFQERAAETLPGKVERSTLFSVTTPIEIQGIDQQHQSFSQGLVCNFSGTGSDTTRDKEAFLGIAFLGDGGKAGITLTDIKSSLSGAAFYSSEDLIFEKIKGGIELSSCASLEQGGACAAKSILIHDCQGLTAKHCTTEVHAEGASAVSHLGTGGGAFLANSSLSGEKNLYMPAGDIVVANCDGPILFEDNKALFANGGAIAASKSVVFFANNKKTSFLDNQALSGGAISASSGILFQNCAELVFKGNLAKGTQDTGALGGGALASSESVILKDNLGISCDKNQSSSGGGAIFGKNCQISGTQGAVLFRDNTAALGGGVISAQETVSLCDNKAGMSFEGSKASFGGIIACGDFSFERGSSALGAIEIAHNLGDISFLRTLCTTSDLGQIAYQGGGALLAENISLFENAGAVTFKDNIVQTFASSGKMLGGGAILASGKVSIIQNSGGVSFIGNARAPQAAPTRDPEEVVSLSAESLNGCSGGGALLGKEIEIVQNADVVFEQNRLQCDEQEAKSLACCGGGAVHGVESAFIIGNSSVRFGNNYAIGAGVSGGALLSKNVRLAENTKVDFSRNIASLYGGAIHVFDGNCELLDNGCVWFRDNRGQTFGGAISCFKGDVIISGNRGSIEFKDNVVARPYIEESAETEGAPDSGSENQKAEERSFLENIEQSFITAASQTLLVEEEGQPAVAPISSEELLKRKECAGGAICAKRVYITNNEEPVVFVNNFSDVYGGAIFAGSLRETDKQPEITPEVLISGNAGDVIFAGNSAKRDERLPDTGGGAICTQNLTISKNSGTVLFQNNSACSGGAIRIEDGGEVLLEAFGGDVIFRGNSSFRAQGSDAIYFAGKESQIKALNAMEGRAIVFHDALVFESLEERKGSGPLVMNSQESEGYTGTIRFLEAESKIPQRIHLQQGSLELLKGAVLCSYGFKQDTGSKLILAAGSKLKILDSETLEKESLTVEDYVNPDDSRSLWIGKNAQATVPMLDIHTISIDLASFSSGDQEVTVEAPQVIVPKGSCVQSGALSLELVNTTGCGYENHALLKNAAQVPLMSFVESYGESEEDLSKLSVADLRIKVATPEIGEETYGHMGVWSEAQIQEGTLVINWQPTGYKLDPQKAGALVFNSLWEEGAVLSTLKNARFAHNLTTQRMEFDYSTNVWGQAFSGFRNFSSEPILALDGYRGTYVGASAGIDTLLMEDFILGVNVASFLGKMRSQNFQAEISRQGFVGSVYTGFLAGSWFFKGQYCLGETHNDMKTHYGVLGESSATWTSRGVLADALVEYRSLVGPARPTFYAFHFNPYVEVSYASVKLPGFVELGREARSFEETSLTNITIPFGLKFEMAFTKGQFSEVNSLAVGYAWEAYRKVEGGSVKLLEAGFDWEGAPMNLSKQELRLALENNTEWSSYFSTSLGFTAFCGGLSSMDGKLGYEANAGMRLIF; encoded by the coding sequence ATGAGTTCCGAGAAAGATATAAAAGGCTCTTGTTCTAATTTTTCCTTATCGGTAGTAGCGGCTATCCTCGCTTCTATAAGCGGGTTAGCGAGTTGTTCGGATCTTTGTGCCGGAGTACGGTCGGCAGATTACCCTACTTACACGAGTCCTCAAGCCGCGGTATTATTGGATCATATTAAAGATCTATTTATTGTCTCCAAAGAAAGTTTGGATGAGGGGCAATATAAATTGATTGTTGGCGAGCCGGGCTCTTTTCAAGAAAGGGCTGCTGAGACTCTTCCTGGTAAAGTAGAGCGTAGTACTTTGTTTTCTGTAACAACGCCTATAGAGATCCAGGGAATAGATCAACAACACCAATCCTTTTCTCAGGGGTTGGTCTGTAATTTTTCAGGAACCGGTTCCGATACCACTCGTGATAAAGAGGCTTTTTTAGGAATTGCCTTCCTAGGGGATGGTGGTAAAGCGGGGATCACATTAACAGATATAAAGTCGTCTTTATCGGGCGCTGCTTTCTATTCTTCAGAAGATCTTATTTTTGAAAAAATTAAAGGAGGCATCGAACTCTCTTCCTGTGCATCTCTAGAACAGGGGGGAGCTTGTGCAGCTAAAAGTATTCTAATCCATGATTGTCAGGGGTTAACCGCAAAACATTGTACGACAGAAGTGCATGCCGAAGGAGCTAGCGCTGTTAGTCATCTAGGGACGGGAGGGGGAGCTTTCCTAGCGAATAGTTCTCTTTCCGGAGAAAAAAACTTGTATATGCCTGCAGGCGATATCGTTGTGGCTAACTGCGATGGCCCCATCTTATTTGAAGACAATAAGGCGTTATTCGCTAATGGGGGAGCTATTGCTGCTTCTAAAAGTGTTGTTTTCTTTGCTAATAACAAAAAAACTTCTTTTCTCGATAACCAAGCTTTATCAGGAGGAGCAATTTCCGCTTCTTCCGGCATTTTGTTCCAAAATTGTGCAGAACTGGTGTTCAAGGGCAATCTTGCAAAAGGAACGCAAGATACGGGGGCTTTGGGAGGAGGTGCTTTAGCTTCTTCAGAATCTGTAATTTTGAAAGATAATCTCGGGATTTCCTGTGACAAAAACCAGTCCTCTTCAGGAGGAGGAGCTATTTTTGGTAAAAATTGTCAGATTTCAGGGACCCAGGGTGCTGTACTGTTTAGGGATAATACAGCTGCCTTAGGAGGCGGAGTTATTTCAGCACAGGAAACTGTATCTCTTTGTGACAATAAAGCAGGAATGTCTTTTGAAGGAAGCAAGGCTAGTTTTGGAGGAATTATTGCTTGCGGAGACTTCTCTTTTGAGAGAGGTTCTTCGGCTTTAGGAGCTATTGAGATTGCTCATAACTTGGGGGACATCTCTTTTCTTCGAACTCTATGTACAACCTCTGATTTGGGGCAGATAGCTTATCAAGGAGGGGGGGCTTTATTAGCCGAAAATATTTCTCTTTTTGAGAATGCTGGGGCAGTGACTTTCAAAGATAATATTGTACAAACCTTTGCCTCTAGCGGAAAAATGTTAGGGGGAGGAGCGATCTTAGCATCAGGAAAGGTTTCCATCATTCAGAACTCTGGAGGGGTTTCTTTTATAGGAAATGCTCGGGCTCCACAGGCTGCGCCGACACGCGATCCTGAAGAGGTTGTCTCTCTTAGTGCAGAATCTTTAAATGGATGTTCTGGAGGAGGAGCTCTTTTGGGGAAAGAGATCGAGATTGTCCAGAATGCTGATGTAGTGTTTGAGCAAAACCGTTTACAATGCGACGAGCAAGAGGCGAAATCTTTGGCGTGTTGTGGAGGAGGAGCTGTTCACGGAGTGGAGAGTGCTTTTATTATTGGAAACTCTTCGGTGAGATTCGGCAATAACTATGCAATAGGAGCAGGAGTTTCTGGAGGAGCTCTTTTATCCAAAAATGTACGTCTAGCAGAAAATACCAAAGTGGATTTTTCTCGAAATATCGCAAGCCTGTACGGGGGCGCAATTCATGTTTTTGACGGGAATTGCGAACTCTTAGATAACGGATGCGTGTGGTTTAGAGATAATAGAGGACAAACCTTTGGAGGAGCCATTTCTTGCTTCAAAGGAGATGTGATCATTTCTGGAAACCGAGGTAGTATTGAGTTTAAAGATAATGTAGTGGCTCGCCCCTATATTGAAGAATCTGCGGAGACAGAGGGAGCTCCGGATTCTGGTTCAGAAAATCAAAAAGCTGAAGAGCGTTCTTTCTTAGAAAACATTGAACAGAGTTTTATTACCGCAGCTAGCCAGACTTTGCTTGTTGAGGAAGAAGGTCAACCAGCAGTCGCTCCAATCTCTTCTGAAGAGCTTTTAAAAAGAAAAGAGTGTGCAGGAGGAGCTATTTGTGCGAAACGTGTCTATATTACGAATAACGAAGAACCTGTTGTGTTTGTAAATAATTTTTCGGATGTTTACGGCGGTGCTATTTTCGCTGGATCTCTCCGAGAGACAGATAAACAGCCAGAGATAACTCCAGAGGTTTTGATATCAGGAAATGCTGGGGATGTGATCTTTGCAGGAAATTCGGCTAAGCGTGATGAGCGTTTGCCAGATACTGGAGGCGGAGCCATTTGTACACAGAATTTAACGATTTCTAAAAATTCCGGTACAGTCTTGTTTCAGAACAACTCTGCTTGTTCTGGGGGAGCTATCCGCATAGAAGATGGTGGAGAAGTCTTGTTAGAGGCCTTTGGAGGAGATGTTATTTTCAGGGGGAATTCTTCTTTTAGGGCTCAGGGATCAGATGCTATCTATTTTGCTGGTAAGGAATCACAGATTAAAGCTCTGAATGCCATGGAAGGTCGGGCGATTGTTTTTCATGATGCCTTAGTTTTTGAAAGCTTAGAAGAGAGAAAAGGTTCGGGACCGTTGGTCATGAACAGCCAAGAAAGTGAGGGCTACACGGGAACGATTCGTTTTTTAGAAGCTGAAAGTAAAATTCCTCAGCGTATTCATTTACAACAAGGAAGCCTAGAGCTGTTGAAAGGAGCCGTTCTTTGTAGTTATGGGTTTAAGCAGGATACAGGATCGAAGTTGATATTAGCTGCGGGATCGAAATTGAAGATTTTGGATTCAGAGACCCTGGAGAAAGAGAGCTTGACTGTGGAAGATTATGTTAATCCAGACGACAGCCGCTCTCTTTGGATTGGGAAGAACGCCCAAGCAACCGTTCCTATGTTGGATATTCATACCATTTCCATTGATTTAGCTTCATTTTCTTCTGGAGACCAAGAGGTTACTGTGGAAGCTCCGCAAGTAATTGTCCCTAAAGGAAGTTGTGTTCAGTCTGGAGCGTTAAGTCTGGAATTAGTCAACACAACAGGATGTGGTTACGAAAATCATGCGTTGTTAAAGAATGCAGCTCAGGTACCACTAATGTCTTTCGTAGAGTCTTATGGTGAATCTGAAGAAGATTTGAGTAAATTGTCTGTTGCTGATTTGCGGATAAAAGTTGCTACTCCAGAGATAGGGGAAGAGACTTATGGGCATATGGGAGTTTGGTCTGAAGCACAAATTCAAGAAGGCACTTTGGTCATCAATTGGCAGCCTACAGGGTATAAACTGGACCCGCAGAAGGCTGGGGCTTTAGTCTTTAATTCATTATGGGAGGAGGGAGCAGTATTGTCCACGTTAAAAAATGCTCGCTTTGCTCATAACCTTACGACTCAGCGAATGGAATTTGATTATTCTACAAACGTTTGGGGACAGGCTTTCAGTGGTTTTAGAAATTTTTCTTCAGAACCGATTCTTGCTTTGGATGGGTACAGAGGGACCTATGTAGGAGCTTCCGCAGGAATCGATACTCTGTTGATGGAAGATTTCATTTTAGGGGTTAATGTAGCCTCTTTCCTGGGTAAAATGCGTAGTCAGAATTTCCAGGCAGAAATTTCCAGACAGGGTTTCGTGGGCTCGGTTTATACAGGATTTTTAGCTGGGTCCTGGTTCTTTAAAGGACAGTACTGTCTTGGAGAAACGCATAATGATATGAAAACTCATTATGGGGTTTTAGGAGAATCTAGTGCTACTTGGACATCACGAGGAGTATTAGCAGATGCTCTGGTTGAATATCGTAGTTTAGTCGGTCCCGCACGACCTACCTTCTATGCTTTTCATTTTAATCCTTATGTCGAAGTTTCTTACGCGTCTGTGAAGCTTCCAGGCTTTGTAGAATTAGGAAGAGAGGCTCGTTCTTTTGAAGAAACTTCTCTGACGAATATTACGATTCCTTTCGGTCTGAAGTTTGAAATGGCGTTTACAAAAGGACAATTTTCCGAAGTAAATTCCCTTGCAGTAGGCTATGCTTGGGAAGCATATCGAAAAGTAGAGGGAGGCTCTGTAAAGCTGTTAGAGGCTGGATTTGATTGGGAGGGGGCTCCTATGAATCTTTCCAAGCAAGAACTTCGACTGGCTTTAGAAAATAATACTGAATGGAGTTCCTATTTTAGCACGTCCTTAGGGTTCACTGCATTCTGTGGAGGATTGTCTTCTATGGATGGTAAGCTTGGGTATGAGGCAAATGCAGGAATGCGCCTTATCTTTTAG
- a CDS encoding aromatic amino acid transport family protein, with protein MMNKMFGGALIVAGTTIGAGVLAVPVSTSEGGFLPTTLLYIVSWLIAVASGYCFLEILTWLHARKNVNMVSMAEHTLGHKGKIIMWLVYLLLFYSLLVAYFCDGGNILMRVLGCRDWDAPWIRHAMPIVFFALFSPLLMAKTSIVDWCNRFFVLGLGIAFAMFCFFGFPLMKSELLVRSSWGATLKGFPILFLAFGFQNVVPTLYHYMDKNVEDVKKSIVIGSFIPLVLYVIWEAIVLGAVPETFLGQAKMEGWTAIGALQAALKCSAFYVAGEFFGFFALISSFIGVALGLKDFFVDAFQWDERKRKMEIFFLVFVFPLVWAVFYPGIVLKCLECTGALGETIVLGIFPVLMIWKGRYGKKRYYGKRILPGGKGALVAMSGLVLVNLVLIAQKFLNY; from the coding sequence ATGATGAACAAAATGTTTGGTGGAGCCTTGATTGTTGCAGGAACAACCATTGGCGCCGGAGTATTAGCTGTCCCCGTTTCCACTTCAGAGGGGGGATTCTTGCCTACAACACTTTTGTATATTGTTTCTTGGTTAATAGCAGTCGCTTCTGGCTATTGTTTTTTAGAAATATTGACTTGGCTGCATGCAAGAAAGAATGTCAATATGGTCTCTATGGCAGAACATACTTTGGGGCATAAAGGGAAGATAATCATGTGGTTGGTTTATCTGCTGCTCTTCTATTCTCTCTTAGTTGCCTACTTTTGTGATGGAGGGAACATCCTTATGCGAGTCTTGGGATGCCGGGATTGGGATGCGCCTTGGATTAGACACGCAATGCCAATAGTGTTTTTCGCCTTGTTTTCTCCGCTTTTAATGGCAAAAACATCGATAGTCGATTGGTGTAATAGGTTTTTTGTTTTGGGATTAGGGATAGCTTTCGCCATGTTTTGTTTTTTTGGCTTCCCTTTGATGAAGTCGGAACTATTAGTGCGATCTTCTTGGGGGGCTACCTTAAAAGGATTTCCTATTTTGTTTTTAGCTTTTGGCTTTCAAAACGTTGTTCCCACACTATACCATTACATGGATAAGAACGTAGAGGATGTAAAAAAGTCTATTGTCATTGGAAGCTTTATTCCGTTAGTTCTTTATGTAATTTGGGAAGCAATTGTATTGGGAGCCGTTCCAGAAACATTTTTGGGGCAAGCTAAGATGGAAGGATGGACCGCCATTGGGGCTTTACAAGCAGCTTTGAAATGTTCTGCTTTTTATGTTGCTGGGGAATTTTTTGGATTTTTTGCGTTGATTTCCTCTTTCATTGGGGTGGCATTAGGTCTGAAAGATTTCTTTGTCGACGCTTTTCAATGGGATGAAAGGAAACGTAAAATGGAAATCTTTTTCCTCGTTTTCGTCTTTCCTTTAGTGTGGGCCGTTTTTTACCCAGGAATTGTTTTAAAATGTTTGGAATGTACAGGAGCCCTAGGAGAAACGATCGTTTTAGGGATTTTCCCCGTGCTTATGATTTGGAAAGGGCGTTATGGGAAGAAACGTTACTATGGTAAGAGGATTCTTCCTGGCGGGAAAGGAGCCCTTGTGGCGATGTCAGGACTGGTACTTGTAAATTTGGTCTTGATTGCCCAGAAGTTTTTGAATTACTAA
- the ftsY gene encoding signal recognition particle-docking protein FtsY, whose amino-acid sequence MFKFFGNKLRSLFKKTLPSDLLEHAEVLLYEGDFGPKLTEAFCKELRKHKHPDEHTLKGLIRSFLSEIIAKLPQRELSSVRPHATLVLGTNGSGKTTTVAKLAHYYLSQNQTVLIVATDTFRSAGMDQMRCWANSLNCGFISGKPGGDPAAIAFDGISAAIARDYDQVIIDTSGRLNTHTNLLKELQKIVSVCNKAFPGAPHETLMTIDATLGSNTLSQVSMFHEAVPIDGLIFTKVEGSAKGGSLFRIADELKIPTRFVGYGETVSDFEPFSIDRFLDKLLES is encoded by the coding sequence GTGTTCAAGTTTTTCGGGAACAAACTTCGCTCTCTTTTTAAAAAAACTCTTCCTTCAGATTTACTGGAACATGCTGAGGTTCTCCTGTATGAAGGAGATTTTGGCCCCAAACTAACCGAAGCTTTTTGTAAAGAGTTACGCAAACATAAGCATCCTGATGAACACACGCTTAAGGGGCTTATTCGTTCTTTTCTTTCTGAGATTATTGCTAAATTACCCCAAAGAGAGCTCTCTTCTGTTCGTCCACACGCGACTCTTGTTTTAGGAACTAACGGCTCCGGGAAAACAACTACAGTAGCGAAACTGGCCCACTACTATCTTTCTCAAAACCAAACAGTTTTGATCGTGGCTACAGACACCTTTCGCTCTGCAGGAATGGATCAAATGCGTTGTTGGGCAAATTCTTTAAACTGCGGTTTTATCTCCGGCAAACCTGGAGGAGATCCTGCGGCTATAGCTTTTGATGGCATCTCTGCTGCAATCGCTAGAGACTACGACCAAGTGATCATCGACACCTCTGGAAGGCTGAATACTCACACGAACCTCCTTAAAGAATTGCAAAAGATTGTTTCTGTATGTAACAAGGCTTTTCCCGGAGCTCCTCATGAAACGCTCATGACTATCGATGCAACCTTAGGAAGCAACACATTAAGTCAGGTGAGCATGTTCCATGAGGCAGTACCTATCGATGGGTTAATTTTCACAAAAGTGGAAGGCTCTGCTAAGGGAGGCTCCCTATTTCGCATCGCCGATGAACTTAAAATTCCTACACGATTTGTTGGGTATGGAGAAACGGTTTCTGATTTTGAGCCTTTTTCTATCGATCGTTTTTTAGACAAATTACTGGAAAGTTGA
- a CDS encoding Bax inhibitor-1/YccA family protein: protein MGLYDRDYAQDSRLPGTFSSRVYGWMTAGLAVTTLTSLGLYATGAYRTLFSLWWVWCFATLGVSFYIQAQIQKLSVPAVMGLFLAYSVLEGMFFGTMVPVYAAQFGGGIVWAAFGSAAVIFGLSAAYGAFTKNDLTQIHRILMLALVGLMVISLVFLIVSLFTPMPLLYLLICYLGLAIFVGLTVVDAQSIRRVARSVGDHGDLSYKLSLIMALQMYCNVIMIFWYLLQIFASSDKRR from the coding sequence ATGGGATTGTATGATCGCGATTATGCGCAGGATTCTCGTTTGCCTGGGACCTTCTCTTCCAGAGTGTATGGGTGGATGACTGCGGGGCTAGCAGTAACTACGTTGACGTCCTTAGGGCTATATGCAACAGGGGCTTACAGAACCCTTTTTTCTTTGTGGTGGGTTTGGTGTTTTGCAACGTTAGGAGTGTCTTTTTATATTCAAGCTCAGATTCAAAAACTTTCTGTCCCAGCTGTAATGGGGCTGTTTTTAGCCTACTCAGTTTTGGAAGGGATGTTCTTTGGAACGATGGTTCCTGTGTATGCTGCTCAGTTCGGAGGAGGTATTGTTTGGGCCGCATTTGGGTCCGCAGCTGTTATCTTTGGATTGTCGGCCGCTTATGGAGCTTTCACAAAAAATGATCTAACGCAAATTCACAGAATTTTGATGTTGGCTCTTGTAGGCCTTATGGTTATATCCCTAGTATTTCTAATAGTATCTCTTTTCACGCCGATGCCATTATTGTATCTGTTGATTTGCTATTTAGGGTTGGCGATTTTTGTCGGGCTCACGGTGGTTGACGCGCAATCTATCCGTCGCGTAGCTCGCAGCGTAGGAGATCATGGAGATTTAAGCTACAAACTGTCCTTGATCATGGCGTTGCAGATGTATTGCAATGTGATTATGATATTTTGGTACTTGTTACAAATTTTTGCTTCTTCAGACAAAAGACGTTAA
- the glmM gene encoding phosphoglucosamine mutase: MTREVRQLFGTDGVRGRANFEPMTVETSVLLGKAVAGVLLERHAGKHRVVVGKDTRLSGYMFENALIAGLTSMGIETLMLGPIPTPGVAFITRAYRADAGIMISASHNPYRDNGIKIFSSDGFKIGQAVEERIEAMIVSKSFGKLPDDHAVGKNKHVRDATGRYIEYAKATFPKGRTLKGLRIVLDCAHGATYRVAPSVFEELDAEVICYGCEPSGCNINEGCGALWPSTIQKAVIEHEADVGIALDGDGDRLIMVDEKGHIVDGDMLLSICASDLKKRQALPENRVVATVMTNFGVLRYLESQGIQVTISPVGDRHVLQHMLETQAVLGGEQSGHMIFLDYNTTGDGIVSALQVLRIMIESESTLSDLTACIVKSPQALINVPVTKKVPLETLTNVQGVLQEVKEILGDSGRILLRYSGTENICRVMVEGTKKHQVDSLAKTIVDVVEAEIGAEISE; this comes from the coding sequence ATGACGCGAGAGGTGAGACAGCTATTTGGTACAGATGGAGTAAGAGGAAGAGCGAACTTTGAGCCTATGACGGTAGAAACTTCTGTTCTTCTTGGTAAAGCCGTCGCAGGAGTTCTACTGGAGAGGCATGCTGGGAAGCATCGCGTCGTTGTGGGGAAGGATACCCGGCTTTCTGGATATATGTTTGAAAATGCTCTCATAGCAGGTCTTACCTCTATGGGGATAGAGACTCTTATGTTGGGGCCTATTCCCACCCCAGGGGTAGCTTTTATTACGCGAGCCTATCGTGCGGATGCTGGGATCATGATCTCGGCATCACATAATCCGTATCGAGATAATGGTATTAAGATTTTTTCTTCTGATGGATTCAAAATTGGACAGGCTGTAGAAGAGCGTATAGAAGCTATGATCGTCTCAAAATCTTTTGGAAAGCTTCCTGATGATCATGCGGTCGGCAAAAATAAACATGTTAGAGATGCTACGGGAAGGTATATCGAGTATGCAAAAGCTACCTTCCCTAAAGGAAGGACCTTAAAGGGATTACGCATCGTTTTGGATTGTGCTCATGGTGCCACTTATAGAGTGGCGCCTTCAGTTTTTGAAGAATTAGATGCAGAAGTCATTTGTTATGGTTGTGAGCCCTCAGGATGTAATATCAATGAAGGGTGTGGAGCTTTATGGCCTTCTACTATTCAAAAAGCCGTTATTGAGCATGAAGCGGATGTCGGAATTGCGTTAGACGGGGATGGAGACCGCTTGATTATGGTTGATGAAAAGGGGCATATAGTGGATGGAGATATGCTCCTGAGTATCTGTGCGAGCGATTTGAAGAAACGACAAGCGCTGCCTGAGAATCGTGTTGTGGCAACTGTGATGACAAATTTTGGAGTGCTGCGCTATCTAGAAAGCCAGGGAATACAAGTAACGATTTCTCCTGTGGGAGATCGACATGTATTGCAGCATATGTTGGAAACACAAGCTGTTTTAGGCGGAGAACAAAGCGGGCATATGATCTTTCTTGATTACAATACGACAGGAGATGGGATCGTTTCTGCTCTTCAGGTATTGCGTATTATGATTGAAAGCGAATCTACTTTGTCAGATCTTACTGCTTGCATCGTGAAAAGTCCTCAAGCGCTGATCAATGTTCCTGTGACTAAAAAAGTGCCTCTAGAGACTTTAACGAATGTACAAGGAGTTCTCCAGGAAGTAAAAGAGATTCTCGGGGATTCTGGGCGGATTCTGTTAAGATATTCTGGCACGGAAAATATTTGTAGGGTTATGGTCGAGGGGACCAAAAAGCATCAAGTAGACTCCCTTGCAAAAACAATTGTGGATGTTGTAGAAGCCGAGATTGGAGCCGAGATTTCTGAATAA
- a CDS encoding YtxH domain-containing protein yields the protein MFKSQKPKKNKCCMWLRGVLFGGILATLLTSLFIPKSGMQIRKKLLRVKTSGTKKGRALLRNSKHHTREFAEQTKILAKNISKEIQDFTQSIIDESRRD from the coding sequence ATGTTCAAAAGCCAAAAACCTAAAAAAAACAAATGCTGTATGTGGTTACGAGGCGTCCTATTCGGAGGCATTCTGGCCACCCTGCTCACAAGCCTTTTTATCCCTAAAAGTGGTATGCAGATCAGAAAAAAGCTCCTCCGCGTCAAAACATCTGGCACGAAAAAGGGAAGAGCACTACTCCGAAATTCTAAACACCACACACGTGAATTTGCTGAACAAACAAAAATTCTAGCGAAAAATATTTCTAAGGAAATTCAGGATTTCACACAATCCATCATCGACGAAAGCCGCCGCGATTAG